In the Phaseolus vulgaris cultivar G19833 chromosome 7, P. vulgaris v2.0, whole genome shotgun sequence genome, one interval contains:
- the LOC137829020 gene encoding uncharacterized protein, whose product MVFSGMLVMGRVVFPRLFSLSLAKDAKVVELRNWIDGVWVWHFVLRRSFFEWKKPLEEQLVQLLQGTKLEPRKEDCWIWKAEGFQTFTVNSAYVQVRKDTVGEVPPVYSKLWRCKALPSALLTSWRVIENKVATKVNLERRGVVIENPLCGMVEESSNHLFSVCDFAWRVWCLYFKWLGVSFVIHKDPLANFLQFRLNQVSNSVNDVWGAIWVGVVSGIWNHRNCVSFDRGW is encoded by the exons ATGGTTTTTAGTGGGATGTTGGTGATGGGAAGG GTTGTTTTCCCGAGACTGTTTTCCCTTAGTTTGGCTAAAGATGCAAAGGTGGTTGAGCTTAGGAATTGGATTGATGGTGTTTGGGTGTGGCACTTTGTTTTGCGTAGATCCTTTTTCGAATGGAAGAAGCCTCTGGAGGAGCAGTTGGTTCAGCTGTTGCAAGGGACGAAGTTGGAACCGAGGAAGGAAGATTGTTGGATTTGGAAGGCTGAGGGGTTCCAAACTTTTACGGTTAACTCAGCCTATGTTCAAGTTAGGAAGGATACAGTTGGGGAGGTCCCTCCAGTTTACAGTAAGTTGTGGAGGTGCAAAGCCTTGCCTTCTGCTTTGTTGACATCGTGGAGGGTGATAGAGAATAAGGTTGCTACTAAGGTAAATCTGGAAAGACGTGGGGTGGTGATTGAGAATCCCTTGTGTGGGATGGTGGAAGAGTCGTCCAATCATCTGTTTTCCGTCTGTGACTTCGCTTGGCGTGTTTGGTGTCTTTATTTTAAGTGGCTAGGCGTGTCCTTCGTTATTCATAAGGATCCTTTGGCAAACTTTCTACAATTCAGGTTAAATCAGGTTTCAAATTCAGTTAATGACGTTTGGGGTGCAATTTGGGTTGGAGTTGTGAGTGGTATTTGGAATCATAGGAATTGCGTGTCCTTCGATAGGGGGTGGTAG